From one Montipora capricornis isolate CH-2021 chromosome 10, ASM3666992v2, whole genome shotgun sequence genomic stretch:
- the LOC138021782 gene encoding neuronal pentraxin-2-like: MPELTALTVCLWMRTNDTQNKGTPLSYNLQDGDTEELVLFDYKNFEFIIGGMGSKTGVSAIDGLWHHICVTWDNSDGSWKLYKDGKKKKDGKFKTGHVIRTGGALVLGQEQDSFGGSFNAKQCFIGEMTGVNIWNHVKDEEEIQRMSKSCSIGLGNVFRWAHFKSHLRGSLKVTPLPTC, from the exons ATGCCAGAGCTCACTGCACTGACGGTCTGTTTATGGATGAGAACCAATGATACGCAGAATAAGGGAACGCCTCTAAGCTACAACTTGCAAGATGGCGATACGGAAGAACTTGTCCTGTTTGACTACAAGAACTTTGAATTTATCATTGGAGGGATGGGAAG CAAAACTGGTGTATCTGCAATCGATGGGTTGTGGCATCACATCTGTGTAACGTGGGATAACAGCGACGGTTCTTGGAAACTCTATAAAGATGGCAAGAAGAAAAAGGATGGGAAGTTTAAAACAG GGCATGTGATTCGCACTGGCGGAGCTCTGGTACTGGGCCAGGAGCAAGACAGCTTTGGGGGATCCTTTAACGCCAAACAGTGCTTCATCGGTGAAATGACAGGTGTCAATATTTGGAATCACGTCAAAGACGAGGAAGAGATACAGCGGATGTCTAAGTCGTGTTCTATAGGGCTCGGCAATGTGTTCCGTTGGGCCCACTTTAAGTCTCATTTGCGAGGCTCGTTAAAAGTAACTCCGCTACCCACTTGTTAA